A single window of Mycosarcoma maydis chromosome 1, whole genome shotgun sequence DNA harbors:
- a CDS encoding putative histone deacetylase HOS2: MVVIDFDMAATGGNSNATFSDSPFFFDRSDANGAGKAIYKDAHHIQPHSNPRVSYYHPAGVGDFHYGERHPMKPARLTLTNRLVLAYGLHKHMSVFTPRQATKEELEMFHDSDYVEFLANVTPSTPPSAAFTKFNFADDCPVFDGMYDFCKSYSGASLAGARRLAAGETDIAINWSGGLHHAKKFEASGFCYVNDIVLGIMELLRYHPRVLYIDIDIHHGDGVQEAFYNSNRVMTVSFHKYGNDFFPCTGNIDEIGTGLGKHFCLNVPLQDGIDDSGYVALFKSVMEPCITTFRPSSIVLQCGADSLGLDRLGCFNLSIAAHGECVQFIKSFGLPLLVLGGGGYTIRNVARCWAYETSVLTGCSIPDTLPSTPYMEFFAPTYRLHEPTQAGRVENQNSKASLEKIRVQILEQLRYLHGAPSVQMQELPPDLAGAWVEEEVKS, from the coding sequence ATGGTTGTCATTGACTTTGACATGGCCGCCACTGGAGGCAACTCCAATGCCACCTTTTCCGACTCGCCCTTCTTTTTCGATCGATCAGATGCCAACGGCGCCGGTAAGGCTATCTACAAGGATGCGCATCACATACAGCCTCACTCAAATCCTCGCGTCAGCTACTACCATCCTGCCGGTGTTGGCGACTTTCACTACGGCGAGAGGCACCCCATGAAACCCGCACGACTCACCCTCACAAACCGTCTTGTCCTCGCATACGGTCTGCACAAGCACATGAGCGTCTTCACGCCTCGCCAAGCAACCAAAGAGGAGCTCGAAATGTTTCACGACAGCGACTATGTCGAATTTCTCGCCAACGTAACCCCCTCGACCCCACCCTCGGCCGCTTTCACCAAGTTCAACTTTGCCGACGACTGCCCCGTCTTTGATGGCATGTATGACTTTTGCAAATCCTATTCTGGCGCATCCCTCGCAGGCGCTCGCAGGCTCGCTGCTGGAGAGACCGACATTGCCATCAACTGGTCAGGCGGTCTGCACCACGCCAAAAAATTCGAAGCTTCTGGCTTCTGCTACGTCAATGATATCGTGTTGGGCATCATGGAGCTGCTCAGGTATCATCCCCGCGTTCTCTACATTGACATTGACATTCATCACGGCGACGGTGTCCAGGAAGCTTTTTACAACTCGAATCGTGTCATGACCGTTTCCTTCCACAAGTACGGAAACGACTTTTTCCCTTGCACCGGCAACATTGACGAGATCGGCACAGGGCTCGGCAAACACTTCTGTCTCAACGTACCATTGCAAgacggcatcgacgacTCTGGATACGTTGCGCTTTTCAAAAGCGTCATGGAACCCTGCATCACCACATTCCGCCCTTCCTCCATCGTCCTACAGTGCGGAGCCGACTCGCTCGGATTGGATCGTCTTGGATGCTTCAACCTCAGCATTGCAGCGCACGGCGAATGTGTTCAATTCATAAAGTCATTCGGGTTACCCttgctcgtgctcggcggtggcggctATACGATTCGCAATGTGGCTCGCTGTTGGGCCTACGAGACGTCTGTCCTCACCGGCTGCTCGATCCCAGATACACTCCCTAGTACGCCCTACATGGAGTTTTTTGCACCCACCTATCGACTGCACGAGCCGACCCAGGCTGGCAGAGTCGAAAACCAAAACTCAAAGGCTAGTCTTGAAAAGATCCGCGTACAGATCCTTGAACAACTCCGCTACCTGCATGGCGCTCCCAGCGTTCAGATGCAGGAGCTACCTCCCGATCTTGCTGGCGCTTGggtcgaggaagaagtCAAGTCATAG